One region of Camelina sativa cultivar DH55 chromosome 6, Cs, whole genome shotgun sequence genomic DNA includes:
- the LOC109133261 gene encoding uncharacterized protein LOC109133261 — translation MSTTLSSQPHRRSYLTRLSLILLLRLISLISGLHHFLRIVVKYNKVDLLLSQQNFAADILNRASMTNCNPCNTPVDTTNKLEATVNPPVSDPSLYRSLAGSLQYLTFTRFDIAFAVQQVCLFMHDPQKNHFTALKRILCYIKGTISHGLQIHKSSTIYLVAYSDAVWAGCPNSGRSTSGYAVFLGDNLIFLSSKRQHTVSRSSAEAEYRGVDNAVAETTWLRNLFLDLGCPLTRQHWSIVTMSLRFTSPPIRYNISGTKHVEIDSHFVREKVALGHIRVLHVPSSLQYADIFTKGLPSPLFTNFRTSLNFRPPPVLNGGGEC, via the coding sequence ATGTCGACGACATTATCCTCACAGCCTCATCGCCGGTCTTATTTGACAAGATTGTCTCTCATCTTGCTGCTACGTTTGATCTCACTGATCTCGGGACTTCATCACTTCCTCCGTATTGTCGTCAAGTACAACAAAGTCGATCTTCTTCTCAGCCAACAGAACTTTGCTGCTGACATCCTCAACCGTGCCTCCATGACAAACTGCAATCCATGCAATACTCCAGTTGATACAACCAACAAGCTTGAGGCTACGGTTAATCCTCCGGTCTCTGACCCATCTCTCTATCGCAGCCTTGCAGGTTCCTTGCAGTATTTGACATTTACACGCTTCGACATTGCGTTTGCCGTTCAGCAAGTATGCTTGTTTATGCATGACCCACAGAAGAATCATTTCACTGCTCTAAAACGGATCTTATGCTACATCAAAGGCACCATCTCTCATGGTCTTCAAATTCACAAGTCTTCAACAATATACCTCGTTGCTTACTCTGATGCAGTCTGGGCTGGCTGCCCCAACTCAGGGCGCTCCACATCCGGCTATGCGGTGTTCCTTGGTGACAACCTTATCTTCTTGTCTTCTAAGCGTCAACATACCGTCTCCCGCTCCAGtgctgaagcagagtatcgCGGTGTCGACAATGCTGTTGCAGAGACAACTTGGCTCCGTAATCTCTTCCTCGATCTTGGTTGTCCCCTCACAAGGCAACACTGGTCTATTGTGACAATGTCTCTGCGGTTTACCTCTCCACCAATCCGGTACAACATCAGCGGGACCAAACATGTGGAGATTGATAGTCACTTTGTCCGTGAAAAAGTAGCCCTTGGTCACATTCGTGTTCTTCATGTACCATCCTCGTTACAGTATGCAGACATCTTCACCAAGGGACTACCCTCTCCATTGTTCACCAATTTTCGAACCAGCCTGAACTTCCGACCTCCTCCCGTTCTGAATGGGGGGGGAGAGTGTTAG
- the LOC104790061 gene encoding uncharacterized protein LOC104790061 isoform X2, which yields MLPERRSTVVSSTSSSSSYLNPSGHNDNSFLLLRRGKKFGRIVKLKLSHFFFFFLSLFFFSCIFSGHKLLFHGSEFLPHFEQNPYMKSQLLVSSEINVGLNKSNIDKPPGSKKRNKHLPCEVTLAESVDHILEPQDYLNFTRFSLGFVEAETYNEPRFGGHQTLMERERSYSAVNQTIHCGFVKGSNAFHQGTGFDLSEKDRAYMKNCVVSVSSCIFGSSDFLRRPASKKISEFSKRNVCFVMFVDEQTLSKLASEGHVPDKQGFVGLWKTVVVSNLPYSDMRKTGKVPKFLSHRLFPSSRYSIWLDSKMRLTTDPMLIIDFFLWRTKSEFAISNHYDRHCVWDEVLQNKRLNKYNHSAIDEQFMFYQSDGLKKFDPSDPNSPLPSYVPEGSFIVRAHTPMSNLFACLWFNEVDRFTSRDQLSFAYTYLKLQRLNPDGPLRLNMFKDCERRALTKLFHHRVD from the exons ATGTTACCGGAGAGAAGAAGTACGGTGGTTTCTTctacttcatcatcttcttcgtatCTGAATCCATCTGGTCACaatgataattcttttttacttcttcGAAGAGGCAAAAAGTTTGGTAGGATTGTGAAATTGAAGCTCtcacatttcttcttcttctttctgtcactctttttcttctcttgcatCTTCTCTGGCCACAAGCTACTCTTTCATG GTTCTGAGTTCTTACCTCATTTTGAGCAAAACC CTTACATGAAAAGTCAATTGCTGGTTTCATCGGAGATTAATGTAGGATTAAACAAGTCCAACATCGACAAACCACCCGGAAGCAAGAAGAGAAACAAGC ATTTGCCTTGTGAAGTTACACTTGCTGAATCTGTTGATCACATACTTGAGCCTCAGGATTATTTGAATTTCACGCGGTTTTCGTTAGGCTTTGTAGAGGCTGAGACGTATAATGAGCCTAGGTTTGGAGGGCATCAAACACTCAtggaaagagagagatcttaCTCTGCAGTAAACCAGACAATTCACTGTGGTTTTGTCAAAGGGAGTAATGCATTTCATCAAGGTACTGGTTTTGATTTGAGCGAAAAGGATAGGGCGTACATGAAGAACTGTGTAGTCTCTGTGTCTTCTTGCATTTTTGGAAGCTCTGATTTTCTAAGGAGACCTGCAAGCAAAAAG atCAGTGAATTCTCGAAGCGAAATGTGTGCTTCGTGATGTTTGTGGATGAGCAAACACTATCGAAACTTGCTAGTGAAGGGCATGTTCCAGATAAGCAAGGATTTGTTGGTTTGTGGAAAACTGTAGTTGTGAGCAATTTGCCTTATTCTGACATGCGAAAGACTGGAAAGGTTCCGAAATTTCTGTCACATCgcctttttccttcttctag GTATTCCATTTGGTTAGACAGTAAGATGAGACTCACTACAGATCCTATGCTTATAATTGACTTCTTCTTATGGAGAACAAAATCAGAATTCGCAATCTCCAACCATTATGACCGGCACTGTGTTTGGGATGAGGTGTTACAGAACAAACGGCTGAACAAGTACAACCACTCGGCCATTGATGAACAGTTTATGTTCTACCAGTCAGATGGACTTAAGAAATTTGACCCTTCAGATCCTAATTCTCCTCTTCCAAGTT atgTACCTGAAGGTTCTTTTATTGTAAGAGCCCATACGCCAATGTCAAACCTCTTCGCCTGCCTTTGGTTCAATGAAGTTGATCGGTTTACCTCACGGGATCAGTTGAGTTTTGCATACACATACCTAAAACTTCAGAGACTGAATCCAGATGGACCTTTACGCCTGAACATGTTCAAG GACTGTGAACGTCGAGCATTAACTAAGCTTTTCCACCATCGCGTAGATTAA
- the LOC104790061 gene encoding uncharacterized protein LOC104790061 isoform X1 has translation MLPERRSTVVSSTSSSSSYLNPSGHNDNSFLLLRRGKKFGRIVKLKLSHFFFFFLSLFFFSCIFSGHKLLFHGSEFLPHFEQNHAAYMKSQLLVSSEINVGLNKSNIDKPPGSKKRNKHLPCEVTLAESVDHILEPQDYLNFTRFSLGFVEAETYNEPRFGGHQTLMERERSYSAVNQTIHCGFVKGSNAFHQGTGFDLSEKDRAYMKNCVVSVSSCIFGSSDFLRRPASKKISEFSKRNVCFVMFVDEQTLSKLASEGHVPDKQGFVGLWKTVVVSNLPYSDMRKTGKVPKFLSHRLFPSSRYSIWLDSKMRLTTDPMLIIDFFLWRTKSEFAISNHYDRHCVWDEVLQNKRLNKYNHSAIDEQFMFYQSDGLKKFDPSDPNSPLPSYVPEGSFIVRAHTPMSNLFACLWFNEVDRFTSRDQLSFAYTYLKLQRLNPDGPLRLNMFKDCERRALTKLFHHRVD, from the exons ATGTTACCGGAGAGAAGAAGTACGGTGGTTTCTTctacttcatcatcttcttcgtatCTGAATCCATCTGGTCACaatgataattcttttttacttcttcGAAGAGGCAAAAAGTTTGGTAGGATTGTGAAATTGAAGCTCtcacatttcttcttcttctttctgtcactctttttcttctcttgcatCTTCTCTGGCCACAAGCTACTCTTTCATG GTTCTGAGTTCTTACCTCATTTTGAGCAAAACC ATGCAGCTTACATGAAAAGTCAATTGCTGGTTTCATCGGAGATTAATGTAGGATTAAACAAGTCCAACATCGACAAACCACCCGGAAGCAAGAAGAGAAACAAGC ATTTGCCTTGTGAAGTTACACTTGCTGAATCTGTTGATCACATACTTGAGCCTCAGGATTATTTGAATTTCACGCGGTTTTCGTTAGGCTTTGTAGAGGCTGAGACGTATAATGAGCCTAGGTTTGGAGGGCATCAAACACTCAtggaaagagagagatcttaCTCTGCAGTAAACCAGACAATTCACTGTGGTTTTGTCAAAGGGAGTAATGCATTTCATCAAGGTACTGGTTTTGATTTGAGCGAAAAGGATAGGGCGTACATGAAGAACTGTGTAGTCTCTGTGTCTTCTTGCATTTTTGGAAGCTCTGATTTTCTAAGGAGACCTGCAAGCAAAAAG atCAGTGAATTCTCGAAGCGAAATGTGTGCTTCGTGATGTTTGTGGATGAGCAAACACTATCGAAACTTGCTAGTGAAGGGCATGTTCCAGATAAGCAAGGATTTGTTGGTTTGTGGAAAACTGTAGTTGTGAGCAATTTGCCTTATTCTGACATGCGAAAGACTGGAAAGGTTCCGAAATTTCTGTCACATCgcctttttccttcttctag GTATTCCATTTGGTTAGACAGTAAGATGAGACTCACTACAGATCCTATGCTTATAATTGACTTCTTCTTATGGAGAACAAAATCAGAATTCGCAATCTCCAACCATTATGACCGGCACTGTGTTTGGGATGAGGTGTTACAGAACAAACGGCTGAACAAGTACAACCACTCGGCCATTGATGAACAGTTTATGTTCTACCAGTCAGATGGACTTAAGAAATTTGACCCTTCAGATCCTAATTCTCCTCTTCCAAGTT atgTACCTGAAGGTTCTTTTATTGTAAGAGCCCATACGCCAATGTCAAACCTCTTCGCCTGCCTTTGGTTCAATGAAGTTGATCGGTTTACCTCACGGGATCAGTTGAGTTTTGCATACACATACCTAAAACTTCAGAGACTGAATCCAGATGGACCTTTACGCCTGAACATGTTCAAG GACTGTGAACGTCGAGCATTAACTAAGCTTTTCCACCATCGCGTAGATTAA
- the LOC104790062 gene encoding protein PHYTOCHROME KINASE SUBSTRATE 1-like isoform X1 has protein sequence MVTFTSSSSTPKTSFDFMKNNNSTHSLYVPFSSPPPPPSSSVSSYLSIKEDAVVTTKKLMEPSKTLSVSMKPKEEELGDEKKISKKASEEPEIGVFGAEKYFNGDMDSDQGSSVLSLSLTNPEVERTIVLDSKQSAKKSTGTPSVRSESSWNSQSVLLQNKLVNSCNSSVQEKKKNNSSGQIQKVSNTKKSFLANLGCKCACSDGDSVDVDESISVKRSSDPNISVFTKREIENQMSTSSANMKSDLIRIQKQEELSQRKSLEVFGSPINIEKKRIVVQQKLALRPWESRTEEEDQKSEGSDTSADLFEIESLTGKPKPFLTRQGSDPASPTCYAPSEVSVEWSIVTASAADFSVMSECATSPVRRSNRSSQIPRIPITAKSSAPQRRNSSSSGGGGGGFLLSCKSHKSVRVSGDLERRSSMNKTQPSYVPRFPMETTTKPKSFETRRRISNSSITHTQSSLLYSQ, from the exons atggtgacatttacatcatcttcttcaactccaAAGACATCTTTTGATTTCATGAAGAATAACAACAGTACTCACAGTCTCTATGttcctttctcttctcctcctcctcctccttcttcttctgtttcctcTTACTTGAGCATCAAGGAAG ATGCTGTTGTCACAACCAAGAAGCTCATGGAACCCAGCAAAACCCTAAGCGTGAGCATGAAACCAAAAGAAGAGGAGCTTGGTGATGAGAAGAAAATTTCGAAGAAAGCTTCTGAAGAACCAGAGATTGGTGTATTTGGAGCTGAGAAGTACTTCAATGGAGACATGGATTCAGACCAAGGCTCTAGTgttctgtctctgtctctgacAAACCCTGAAGTTGAGAGAACCATCGTCCTCGATTCAAAACAGAGCGCAAAGAAATCTACTGGAACTCCTAGTGTCCGGTCTGAATCAAGCTGGAATAGTCAGAGCGTGTTGCTTCAGAACAAATTGGTGAATAGCTGCAACAGTTCCgtgcaggagaagaagaagaacaacagtAGTGGTCAGATTCAAAAGGTGAGTAATACTAAGAAGAGTTTCCTCGCAAATCTGGGGTGTAAATGCGCATGTTCTGATGGTGACTCAGTAGATGTCGACGAGAGCATCTCGGTGAAGAGAAGCTCTGATCCGAATATCTCTGTTTTCACAAAGAGGGAGATCGAGAATCAGATGAGTACTTCTTCTGCCAATATGAAGTCAGACCTGATCAGGATTCAGAAGCAAGAAGAGTTATCGCAGAGGAAGTCACTTGAAGTGTTTGGATCTCCTATAAATATCGAGAAGAAGAGGATTGTTGTTCAACAGAAACTGGCATTGCGTCCATGGGAATCAAGAACAGAGGAGGAAGACCAAAAAAGTGAAGGGAGTGATACAAGCGCGGATCTTTTCGAGATAGAGAGTCTTACAGGGAAACCTAAACCTTTTCTTACTAGGCAAGGAAGTGATCCAGCTTCACCTACGTGTTATGCTCCAAGTGAAGTAAGCGTAGAGTGGAGCATAGTGACAGCAAGTGCAGCAGATTTCTCTGTTATGTCGGAATGTGCAACAAGTCCTGTAAGAAGAAGCAACCGATCTTCTCAGATTCCTCGAATCCCTATCACCGCTAAATCATCAGCACCGCAGAGGCGGAATTCGAGTAGCAGCGGCGGCGGAGGCGGTGGTTTCTTGTTGAGTTGCAAGAGTCATAAATCTGTTAGGGTTTCTGGTGAtttagaaagaagaagcagcaTGAACAAGACACAACCGAGTTATGTTCCAAGATTCCCGATGGAGACTACTACTAAACCTAAGAGTTTCGAAACACGAAGAAGGATCAGCAACAGCTCCATTACTCATACACAGTCATCTCTTCTGTATAGTCAGTGA
- the LOC104790062 gene encoding protein PHYTOCHROME KINASE SUBSTRATE 1-like isoform X2, whose translation MVTFTSSSSTPKTSFDFMKNNNSTHSLYVPFSSPPPPPSSSVSSYLSIKEDAVVTTKKLMEPSKTLSVSMKPKEEELGDEKKISKKASEEPEIGVFGAEKYFNGDMDSDQGSSVLVLSLSLTNPEVERTIVLDSKQSAKKSTGTPSVRSESSWNSQSVLLQNKLVNSCNSSVQEKKKNNSSGQIQKVSNTKKSFLANLGCKCACSDGDSVDVDESISVKRSSDPNISVFTKREIENQMSTSSANMKSDLIRIQKQEELSQRKSLEVFGSPINIEKKRIVVQQKLALRPWESRTEEEDQKSEGSDTSADLFEIESLTGKPKPFLTRQGSDPASPTCYAPSEVSVEWSIVTASAADFSVMSECATSPVRRSNRSSQIPRIPITAKSSAPQRRNSSSSGGGGGGFLLSCKSHKSVRVSGDLERRSSMNKTQPSYVPRFPMETTTKPKSFETRRRISNSSITHTQSSLLYSQ comes from the exons atggtgacatttacatcatcttcttcaactccaAAGACATCTTTTGATTTCATGAAGAATAACAACAGTACTCACAGTCTCTATGttcctttctcttctcctcctcctcctccttcttcttctgtttcctcTTACTTGAGCATCAAGGAAGATGCTGTTGTCACAACCAAGAAGCTCATGGAACCCAGCAAAACCCTAAGCGTGAGCATGAAACCAAAAGAAGAGGAGCTTGGTGATGAGAAGAAAATTTCGAAGAAAGCTTCTGAAGAACCAGAGATTGGTGTGTTTGGAGCTGAGAAGTACTTCAATGGAGACATGGATTCAGACCAAGGCTCTAGTgttct TgttctgtctctgtctctgacAAACCCTGAAGTTGAGAGAACCATCGTCCTCGATTCAAAACAGAGCGCAAAGAAATCTACTGGAACTCCTAGTGTCCGGTCTGAATCAAGCTGGAATAGTCAGAGCGTGTTGCTTCAGAACAAATTGGTGAATAGCTGCAACAGTTCCgtgcaggagaagaagaagaacaacagtAGTGGTCAGATTCAAAAGGTGAGTAATACTAAGAAGAGTTTCCTCGCAAATCTGGGGTGTAAATGCGCATGTTCTGATGGTGACTCAGTAGATGTCGACGAGAGCATCTCGGTGAAGAGAAGCTCTGATCCGAATATCTCTGTTTTCACAAAGAGGGAGATCGAGAATCAGATGAGTACTTCTTCTGCCAATATGAAGTCAGACCTGATCAGGATTCAGAAGCAAGAAGAGTTATCGCAGAGGAAGTCACTTGAAGTGTTTGGATCTCCTATAAATATCGAGAAGAAGAGGATTGTTGTTCAACAGAAACTGGCATTGCGTCCATGGGAATCAAGAACAGAGGAGGAAGACCAAAAAAGTGAAGGGAGTGATACAAGCGCGGATCTTTTCGAGATAGAGAGTCTTACAGGGAAACCTAAACCTTTTCTTACTAGGCAAGGAAGTGATCCAGCTTCACCTACGTGTTATGCTCCAAGTGAAGTAAGCGTAGAGTGGAGCATAGTGACAGCAAGTGCAGCAGATTTCTCTGTTATGTCGGAATGTGCAACAAGTCCTGTAAGAAGAAGCAACCGATCTTCTCAGATTCCTCGAATCCCTATCACCGCTAAATCATCAGCACCGCAGAGGCGGAATTCGAGTAGCAGCGGCGGCGGAGGCGGTGGTTTCTTGTTGAGTTGCAAGAGTCATAAATCTGTTAGGGTTTCTGGTGAtttagaaagaagaagcagcaTGAACAAGACACAACCGAGTTATGTTCCAAGATTCCCGATGGAGACTACTACTAAACCTAAGAGTTTCGAAACACGAAGAAGGATCAGCAACAGCTCCATTACTCATACACAGTCATCTCTTCTGTATAGTCAGTGA